In a genomic window of Candidatus Kaelpia imicola:
- a CDS encoding M20/M25/M40 family metallo-hydrolase codes for MKIRGKNFILLLYVMPLFLFISFISSTLEASFVPQGNKKPFGKIDSIFIPNSNQNNLSYPNSVESEDADNALQGSSTMVSDIWINSLQIEALKHLDIMISDFQPVNERIDSALRLVELLNQDLLEYSLNFTSENGKNIILGLRNFCIDNTTNEELIEKIPIALENIFLTTQYEDIAKFANDSLLYMQKEGVELSQFFAFEASEFARPLFTESDKGILPEISNLISGDNIKLHTEVIQDIRTVDSNIPSLQSDISDQYENTIDYLWEYLSDLGIDVKLDLALYVNNIFGEISPPFENIVAVIPGETYPEKKIVICAHYDSINHSDGGIAPGANDNASGVAIALEVIRALKDSKILLDYTVEIVLFDAEEIGSYGSQAYVRHNLIEGEEIIGAINLDCVGVSSEVLSLYGNNSSEIFLETVAGIANDFYSDLEITTSIIDEGWSDQDSFWNDPNILETSYISRGFYSAIMAEGRYDNIIESIIHSADDRVENLD; via the coding sequence ATGAAGATAAGAGGTAAAAATTTTATATTGCTATTATATGTGATGCCACTGTTTCTATTTATTTCTTTTATAAGCTCTACGCTTGAAGCAAGTTTTGTTCCTCAAGGAAATAAAAAGCCATTTGGGAAAATTGATTCAATTTTTATTCCAAACTCCAATCAAAACAATTTGTCCTATCCCAATTCTGTGGAATCAGAAGATGCTGATAACGCCCTGCAAGGTTCATCCACAATGGTTTCTGACATATGGATAAACAGCCTGCAGATCGAAGCCCTGAAACATTTGGATATAATGATTAGTGATTTTCAACCAGTCAATGAACGAATTGATTCTGCATTAAGACTTGTAGAATTGTTGAATCAAGATTTGTTGGAATATTCTTTAAATTTTACTTCTGAAAATGGAAAAAATATTATTTTAGGTCTCAGAAATTTTTGTATTGATAACACAACAAATGAAGAGCTTATTGAAAAAATTCCTATTGCATTAGAAAATATATTCCTCACAACACAGTATGAAGATATAGCTAAATTTGCAAACGATAGCTTGCTATATATGCAAAAAGAAGGCGTCGAGCTTTCTCAGTTTTTTGCTTTTGAAGCTTCTGAGTTTGCAAGGCCTTTGTTTACGGAAAGTGACAAAGGAATTTTACCAGAAATATCTAATTTGATATCAGGAGATAATATAAAACTTCATACAGAAGTCATCCAAGACATAAGAACCGTCGACAGTAATATTCCATCATTACAATCTGACATCAGCGATCAATATGAAAATACAATTGATTATTTATGGGAGTATCTAAGCGATTTAGGCATCGATGTAAAATTAGACCTTGCTCTATATGTAAATAACATCTTTGGAGAAATTTCTCCGCCTTTTGAGAATATAGTAGCTGTTATTCCAGGAGAAACTTATCCGGAGAAAAAAATAGTTATCTGCGCCCATTATGATTCTATAAATCATTCAGATGGAGGTATAGCCCCTGGGGCAAATGATAATGCCAGTGGTGTAGCAATAGCATTGGAAGTAATACGTGCTTTAAAAGATTCTAAAATTTTATTGGATTATACGGTTGAAATTGTTTTATTTGATGCTGAGGAAATAGGGAGTTATGGAAGCCAGGCATATGTGCGCCATAATCTAATAGAGGGTGAAGAGATAATCGGTGCAATAAATTTAGATTGCGTAGGTGTTTCATCAGAGGTGCTATCATTATATGGCAACAATTCATCAGAAATATTTTTAGAAACCGTTGCAGGCATTGCTAATGATTTTTATTCCGACCTTGAAATAACCACAAGCATAATTGATGAAGGTTGGAGCGATCAGGACAGCTTTTGGAATGACCCTAATATTTTGGAAACTTCTTATATAAGCAGAGGTTTTTATAGTGCAATCATGGCTGAAGGAAGATATGATAATATTATTGAGAGTATAATTCATTCTGCAGATGATAGAGTAGAGAATTTAGACTAA